A region of Myxococcus stipitatus DSM 14675 DNA encodes the following proteins:
- a CDS encoding SDR family NAD(P)-dependent oxidoreductase, whose protein sequence is MSRKDSTSVALTPLQQALLTIEKLQQRLEPAAQPDEGDIAIIGMGCRFPGGATSPERFHELVWLAGDAVTDVPMDRRALQGIHDPEPSTPGKTILRRAGFVDGVDRFDAEFFRISRREAEGMDPQQRFFLEVSWEALEDAGLPPQRLKGTRTGVFVGVHARDYALIPEGGLEKVGAHYSTGVDASYIAGRLSYLLGLEGPCLAVDTACSSSLVAVHLACQSLRLGESTVAIAGGVKLLLAPHLSVFLSKAGALSPSQTCRAFDRDADGMVQGEGCGVVILKRKREALRDGDRILATIRASATNHDGASGGLTVPNVRAQESLYRLVLQRAGVAPEDVDYLEAHGTGTRLGDPIELEGVARVYGRRREPERPLWMGSVKPNIGHTEAAAGIAGLIKAVLVLQHRAVPPALHFEHPTTEFPWVGSGIVVARKLTPFPARPRPYRASVSSFGMSGVNAHVLLEEHRERGPAPRREGPYLLPLSARSEPALRELAGAWSSHLVKTRGVQVWDACFTAGAGRAHHDERLALVASTYEELLTLVRRASDGLDAEGLFRGRAQRSGGGPGVVFFMGADFGVAQKRVGSPLLAPYVEPLAEAFRQVVGSSVFETDRFAPLLVWQLAQVELWRSLGVEPSAVAGIGHGRLAAGVVAGVITLEEAIRGLHGFPQPEPVPVRPAKVPILMGAPGARPGQDPGEDRVSGERLLSTGASLFLDLGGDSSFHQQLTTEAESQGWDVLVLNVAQVEGHEAREVLLAQAAKLYCAGVPLRFENLLPEGRTVSAPTYPWRRERYWWDGERESVKASPAVAQEAVSWDGLFHEVAWMPRALAPGQARLDGSWLVVAEEPDAPVALRDALVSAGGDVVLVRPGSGYERVSAREHVLDFSRAEDFSRLLEELGPSRQVLRGVVFLSRTEAVDSSAGVLDASVAVAALVKALALASWERAPRLYLVTRDAQVTGEDSKRVSLVGASLWGLGRVIAYEHPELRCTRIDVGLAPGEVSARALVEELRSATSPGGEEDEVALREGQRLVSMLTQGRRTSASGEPFRPRSDRTYLITGGLGGLGLRLAAWLVEQGARYLTLCGRMGETLEAHRALTPLREQGARVEVFRVDVSDSEAVADMLHDIRSGSVPLGGLFHCAGVLADESLLELEPEDFARVMAPKVTGAWNLHTLTQGDALEHFVLFSSTAALFGAPGQGNYAAANAFLDALARLRRSRGLPGVSLQWGSWGEVGMAAADARRGARLAQRGMSPLSVEEALSAMAVTLAENPDVRGIARFDAERWTDRHPAVAGSSLFRARGSSAVAEAVDTASRKLREVLLAMDAPARPSVLEARLRQMVSEVSRLELERLAATDSFDALGFDSIMVMELRDQLQDELGVGLSLKSFVDGRSIAQVAAELLEKLAASSVMGTGASARTDSKRVLI, encoded by the coding sequence ATGAGCCGCAAGGACAGCACGAGCGTGGCGTTGACCCCCCTCCAGCAGGCCCTGCTGACCATCGAGAAGCTCCAGCAGAGACTCGAGCCCGCCGCGCAGCCGGACGAAGGGGACATCGCCATCATCGGGATGGGCTGCCGGTTCCCAGGGGGCGCGACGAGTCCCGAGCGGTTCCACGAGCTGGTGTGGCTCGCGGGCGACGCGGTGACGGACGTCCCCATGGACCGGCGCGCGCTTCAGGGCATCCATGACCCGGAGCCCTCCACTCCGGGCAAGACGATTCTGCGCCGGGCGGGGTTCGTGGATGGCGTGGACCGGTTCGACGCGGAGTTCTTCCGGATATCGCGGCGTGAAGCGGAGGGGATGGACCCCCAGCAGCGCTTCTTCCTGGAGGTGAGCTGGGAGGCGCTCGAGGACGCGGGGCTCCCACCGCAGCGGCTGAAGGGGACCCGGACGGGCGTCTTCGTCGGGGTGCATGCGCGGGACTACGCGCTGATTCCAGAGGGCGGGCTGGAGAAGGTCGGCGCGCACTACTCCACGGGTGTGGACGCGAGCTACATCGCCGGGCGCCTCTCGTACCTGCTGGGGCTGGAGGGGCCCTGCCTCGCGGTGGACACGGCCTGCTCCTCGTCGCTCGTGGCCGTACACCTGGCCTGTCAGAGCTTGCGGCTGGGTGAGTCGACCGTGGCCATCGCGGGGGGCGTGAAGCTGCTGCTCGCCCCTCACCTGAGCGTGTTCCTGTCCAAGGCGGGGGCGCTCTCCCCGAGCCAGACGTGCCGCGCGTTCGACCGCGACGCGGATGGGATGGTGCAGGGCGAAGGGTGTGGCGTCGTCATCCTGAAGCGGAAGCGCGAGGCCCTTCGCGATGGGGACCGCATCCTCGCGACGATTCGCGCGTCCGCGACGAACCACGATGGCGCGAGCGGTGGGCTGACGGTGCCGAACGTCCGCGCCCAGGAGTCCCTGTACCGGCTCGTGCTCCAGCGCGCCGGCGTCGCGCCGGAGGATGTGGACTACCTGGAGGCGCACGGGACGGGGACGCGGCTGGGGGACCCCATCGAGCTGGAGGGTGTCGCGCGGGTGTACGGGCGGCGGCGGGAGCCGGAGCGTCCGCTGTGGATGGGCTCCGTCAAGCCGAACATCGGCCACACCGAGGCGGCGGCGGGCATCGCGGGGCTCATCAAGGCGGTGTTGGTCCTCCAGCATCGCGCCGTTCCTCCCGCGCTCCACTTCGAGCACCCGACGACCGAGTTCCCCTGGGTGGGCTCGGGGATTGTCGTGGCGCGGAAGCTCACGCCCTTCCCGGCGCGTCCGCGTCCGTATCGCGCCTCGGTGAGCTCCTTCGGGATGAGCGGGGTGAATGCACACGTCCTCCTCGAGGAGCATCGTGAGCGCGGGCCGGCGCCTCGTAGGGAGGGCCCCTACCTGCTTCCGCTCTCGGCGCGGAGTGAGCCGGCCCTGCGGGAGCTGGCCGGGGCGTGGTCGAGTCACCTCGTGAAGACCCGGGGCGTGCAGGTCTGGGATGCATGCTTCACGGCGGGCGCGGGGCGCGCGCATCATGACGAGCGCCTGGCGCTCGTCGCGTCGACGTACGAAGAGCTCCTGACGCTGGTGCGCCGCGCGTCGGATGGGCTCGACGCGGAGGGACTCTTCAGGGGCCGGGCTCAGCGCTCGGGGGGCGGGCCCGGCGTGGTCTTCTTCATGGGGGCCGACTTCGGCGTGGCGCAGAAGAGGGTGGGCTCGCCGCTCCTCGCTCCCTACGTGGAGCCCCTCGCGGAGGCCTTCCGGCAGGTGGTGGGCTCGTCGGTGTTCGAGACGGACCGGTTCGCACCCCTCCTGGTCTGGCAGCTCGCGCAAGTGGAGCTGTGGCGCTCCCTGGGGGTCGAGCCCTCCGCGGTCGCGGGCATCGGCCATGGAAGGTTGGCGGCGGGGGTCGTCGCGGGAGTCATCACCCTGGAGGAGGCCATCCGTGGCCTGCATGGCTTCCCCCAGCCCGAGCCCGTTCCCGTGCGCCCGGCGAAGGTCCCCATCCTCATGGGAGCGCCCGGAGCCAGGCCCGGCCAGGACCCGGGCGAGGACAGGGTCTCCGGCGAGCGCCTGCTGTCGACGGGCGCCTCCCTCTTCCTGGACCTGGGTGGGGATTCGTCGTTCCACCAGCAGTTGACCACCGAGGCCGAGAGCCAGGGGTGGGACGTGCTGGTGCTGAACGTCGCGCAGGTGGAGGGGCACGAGGCGCGCGAGGTCCTGCTCGCCCAGGCGGCGAAGCTCTACTGCGCGGGTGTTCCGCTCCGCTTCGAGAACCTCCTGCCCGAGGGGAGGACGGTCTCCGCGCCGACGTACCCCTGGCGGCGCGAGCGCTACTGGTGGGATGGCGAGCGGGAGTCCGTGAAGGCCTCTCCCGCGGTGGCTCAGGAGGCCGTGAGCTGGGACGGGTTGTTCCATGAGGTCGCGTGGATGCCTCGAGCGCTGGCGCCTGGGCAGGCCCGGCTGGACGGCTCGTGGCTCGTCGTGGCCGAGGAGCCGGATGCCCCGGTGGCGCTTCGTGATGCGCTGGTCTCGGCGGGCGGTGACGTGGTGCTGGTGCGTCCGGGCTCGGGCTACGAGCGCGTGTCCGCTCGCGAGCACGTCCTCGACTTCTCGCGGGCGGAGGACTTCTCGCGGCTCCTGGAGGAGCTGGGCCCGTCCCGTCAGGTGCTTCGAGGTGTCGTCTTCCTGTCGCGCACGGAGGCCGTCGACTCGAGCGCCGGTGTCCTGGACGCTTCCGTTGCCGTGGCCGCGCTCGTGAAGGCCCTGGCTCTCGCGAGCTGGGAGCGGGCACCTCGGCTGTATCTCGTCACCCGGGATGCGCAAGTGACGGGCGAGGACTCGAAGCGGGTGTCGCTCGTGGGGGCCTCGCTCTGGGGGCTCGGGCGGGTCATCGCCTATGAGCATCCGGAGCTGCGGTGCACGCGCATCGACGTGGGCCTGGCGCCGGGGGAGGTGTCCGCGCGTGCGTTGGTGGAGGAGCTTCGCTCCGCGACATCGCCGGGTGGAGAAGAGGACGAGGTCGCGCTTCGCGAGGGGCAGCGCCTGGTCTCGATGCTCACCCAGGGGCGGCGGACGTCCGCGAGCGGCGAGCCGTTCCGTCCGCGCTCGGACCGCACCTATCTCATCACCGGAGGCCTGGGAGGACTCGGGCTGCGGCTGGCCGCCTGGCTGGTGGAGCAGGGCGCGCGCTACCTCACGCTGTGCGGTCGGATGGGAGAGACGCTGGAGGCGCATCGGGCACTGACGCCCTTGCGGGAGCAGGGCGCGCGCGTGGAGGTCTTCCGGGTCGACGTGAGCGACTCGGAGGCCGTCGCCGACATGCTGCACGACATCCGGTCCGGGAGTGTCCCCCTGGGGGGGCTCTTTCATTGCGCGGGCGTGCTGGCCGACGAGTCGTTGCTGGAGCTGGAGCCCGAGGACTTCGCGCGCGTCATGGCGCCCAAGGTGACAGGCGCGTGGAACCTCCACACGCTCACGCAGGGCGATGCGCTGGAGCACTTCGTCCTGTTCTCGTCGACGGCGGCGCTGTTCGGCGCTCCGGGGCAGGGCAACTACGCCGCGGCGAACGCCTTCCTGGATGCGCTGGCCCGGCTCCGGCGCTCGCGAGGGCTTCCCGGGGTGAGCCTCCAGTGGGGGAGCTGGGGCGAGGTCGGCATGGCCGCCGCCGATGCCCGGCGAGGGGCCCGTCTCGCGCAGCGCGGGATGTCGCCGCTGTCCGTCGAGGAGGCGCTGTCCGCGATGGCCGTCACGCTCGCGGAGAACCCCGACGTTCGCGGCATCGCTCGCTTCGATGCGGAGCGCTGGACGGACCGCCATCCCGCCGTGGCGGGGTCGTCCCTGTTCCGTGCGCGAGGCTCCAGCGCCGTCGCCGAGGCGGTGGACACCGCGTCGCGCAAGCTCCGAGAGGTGTTGCTCGCGATGGACGCTCCCGCGCGTCCCTCCGTGCTGGAGGCCCGGCTCCGGCAGATGGTGAGTGAGGTCAGCCGACTGGAGCTCGAGCGTCTCGCCGCGACGGACTCCTTCGATGCGCTGGGCTTCGACTCCATCATGGTGATGGAGCTGCGGGACCAGCTCCAGGACGAGCTCGGCGTGGGGCTGTCGCTCAAGAGCTTCGTGGACGGGCGCTCCATCGCACAGGTGGCGGCGGAGCTGCTGGAGAAGCTCGCGGCCTCCAGTGTGATGGGCACGGGGGCCTCCGCTCGGACCGACTCGAAACGGGTCCTGATATGA
- a CDS encoding beta-ketoacyl synthase N-terminal-like domain-containing protein encodes MPRETIAVVGMGLRLPRADCPRALWKFLCEGLDATGDIPMARRNMELLHEAVTSPPGGVHSQRAGWLEDVEWADPHAFRLSKRELRQMDPQHRVLFECAWHALEDAGIPLDALRGSRTGVFVGLHSSDFQRMLTRERASLDGYSLLGTTPSFAANRISHAFDLRGPSTCTSVGCASSLTALHEACRSLLLGEVECALAGGVELMLSEDGSLMLSHAGVLSARGACRTLDAKADGYVRGEGAGMVVLKPLSRVEPTDRVYALIRGSAVNHNGRNEWIMAPSVEAQTEVIRQACSGAGVEAASLDYVELHGSAFLKGDAAEALAIGTALGEGRSVPCRLGAVSNNLGYLGAAAGIAQFIKVCLSLHHRALPPTIHVEDPNPHIAFDALGLRIQSELEPWPVRGTGVLPRAGVISTSLGGANAFVVLDAAPAPLRLAKSALPAQANHLLVLSALTPASLRQQALRMSGFLAETPETTARLDDVCFSAMFKRQHHRHRLAVAAGSREGMGRMLKAFIDSPDQPLWVEEGQPISVVEAARTYVAEGWVSRESVSGFEGRCVSLPVYPFQRQRLWPEWLTPRVERFQEEPTDLSEARLLDFLQGEVAAVLGVEPAEVETRGRTLFELGMNSVGLVMLKERITQVLGLELPTTFFFEHPRLEPLAARLWGLLDARAKGAPAPGADAALVEKIAGLSEAQARELIARKFAELGLEEVGG; translated from the coding sequence ATGCCGCGCGAGACAATAGCTGTCGTGGGAATGGGGCTGCGTCTTCCCCGGGCCGACTGTCCGCGAGCCCTGTGGAAATTCTTGTGCGAGGGATTGGACGCGACGGGCGATATACCAATGGCTCGTCGGAATATGGAATTGTTGCATGAGGCTGTGACGAGCCCGCCTGGAGGCGTTCATTCCCAGCGCGCGGGATGGCTGGAGGACGTGGAGTGGGCGGACCCTCACGCCTTTCGTCTCTCGAAGCGGGAGCTTCGTCAGATGGACCCCCAGCACCGGGTGCTGTTCGAGTGCGCGTGGCATGCGCTCGAGGACGCGGGCATTCCCCTCGACGCGCTTCGCGGCAGTCGCACGGGGGTCTTCGTGGGCCTCCACTCCAGCGACTTCCAGCGCATGCTCACGCGGGAGCGCGCGTCGCTGGATGGTTATTCGCTGCTGGGGACGACGCCGTCCTTCGCGGCCAACCGCATCTCCCATGCGTTCGACCTCCGAGGCCCCAGCACCTGCACCAGCGTGGGGTGCGCCTCGTCGCTGACCGCGCTGCACGAGGCGTGTCGGAGCCTGCTGCTGGGCGAGGTGGAGTGCGCGCTCGCGGGGGGCGTGGAGCTGATGCTCTCCGAGGACGGCAGCCTCATGCTCTCCCACGCGGGGGTGTTGTCGGCGCGAGGCGCGTGCCGGACCCTGGACGCGAAGGCGGACGGCTATGTCCGGGGCGAGGGCGCGGGGATGGTGGTCCTCAAGCCGTTGTCCCGAGTGGAGCCGACGGACCGCGTCTACGCGTTGATTCGCGGCAGCGCCGTCAACCACAACGGCCGCAACGAGTGGATCATGGCGCCCAGCGTCGAGGCGCAGACGGAGGTCATCCGCCAGGCCTGCTCGGGGGCCGGCGTGGAGGCCGCGAGCCTGGACTACGTGGAGCTGCACGGCTCGGCCTTCCTCAAGGGGGACGCGGCGGAGGCGCTCGCCATCGGGACGGCGCTCGGTGAGGGGCGCTCCGTGCCCTGCCGACTGGGCGCGGTCAGCAACAACCTGGGTTACCTGGGCGCGGCGGCGGGCATCGCGCAGTTCATCAAGGTGTGTCTGTCGCTGCACCACCGCGCCTTGCCGCCGACGATTCACGTGGAGGACCCCAATCCCCACATCGCGTTCGACGCGCTGGGGCTGCGGATTCAATCGGAGCTGGAGCCCTGGCCGGTGCGTGGCACCGGGGTGCTTCCGCGCGCGGGGGTCATCTCGACGTCCCTGGGCGGAGCCAATGCCTTCGTGGTCCTGGACGCCGCGCCCGCGCCCCTTCGTCTGGCGAAGTCCGCCTTGCCCGCACAGGCGAACCACCTCCTGGTGCTCTCGGCGCTGACGCCCGCGTCCTTGAGGCAGCAGGCGCTGCGCATGAGCGGATTCCTGGCGGAAACCCCTGAGACCACCGCGCGACTGGATGACGTCTGCTTTTCGGCGATGTTCAAGAGGCAACACCACCGTCATCGCCTGGCGGTGGCCGCCGGAAGCCGGGAAGGGATGGGGCGGATGTTGAAGGCATTCATTGATTCACCAGATCAGCCCCTCTGGGTTGAGGAAGGGCAACCCATCTCCGTGGTTGAGGCGGCTCGGACCTACGTTGCGGAGGGCTGGGTTTCGCGTGAGAGTGTTTCAGGGTTCGAAGGGAGATGTGTGAGCCTTCCGGTCTATCCCTTTCAACGACAGCGCCTGTGGCCGGAGTGGCTCACGCCTCGGGTGGAGCGCTTCCAGGAGGAGCCCACGGACCTCAGCGAGGCCCGGCTGCTCGATTTCCTCCAAGGCGAGGTCGCGGCGGTGCTGGGGGTGGAGCCGGCGGAGGTGGAGACGCGGGGGCGGACGCTGTTCGAGCTGGGGATGAACTCCGTGGGGCTGGTGATGCTCAAGGAGCGCATCACGCAGGTGCTGGGCCTGGAGCTTCCGACGACCTTCTTCTTCGAGCATCCCCGACTGGAGCCCCTCGCGGCGCGGCTGTGGGGGCTGCTGGATGCGCGCGCGAAGGGCGCTCCGGCGCCAGGCGCGGACGCGGCGCTGGTGGAGAAGATCGCCGGCCTGTCGGAGGCGCAGGCCCGTGAGCTCATCGCGCGGAAGTTCGCGGAGCTGGGCCTCGAGGAGGTGGGGGGATGA
- a CDS encoding acyl-CoA dehydrogenase family protein translates to MDFGWTSEQVELYERAFAFARAELSGDEAAPPVEDFPRSRWRRCGEFGFLGLPVPEQHGGLGLDTLTTARVMEALGRGCTDTGLVFSVGAHLFACVLPLWERGDDAQKRRYLPRLCSGEWVGANAISEPEAGSDVFALKTRATRDGDGYVLDGSKSYVTNGPAADVFLVYAVTAPEHGYMGLSAFLVERDTPGLSVGRPFQKMGLSSSPIAPLYLEGCRVPASARLGPEGQGAPLFKRSMQWERACLFGAYVGLMERVLEQTVDFARQRKQFKRAIGKNQAISHRLVDMKQRLESARLLLYRACWLMDRGQDAAMEVSLAKLAISEAAVQCGVDAIQIHGGMGYVAETGIERVLRDAIPSTLFSGTSEMQRDIIASHLGL, encoded by the coding sequence ATGGACTTCGGCTGGACGAGCGAACAGGTGGAGTTGTACGAGCGGGCCTTCGCCTTCGCGAGAGCGGAGCTGAGCGGCGACGAGGCCGCGCCTCCCGTGGAGGACTTTCCCCGGAGCCGGTGGCGACGCTGCGGTGAGTTCGGCTTCCTGGGTCTGCCCGTGCCCGAGCAGCACGGAGGGCTGGGGTTGGACACCTTGACGACAGCGCGCGTGATGGAGGCGCTGGGGCGAGGCTGCACGGACACCGGGCTCGTCTTCTCCGTCGGAGCACATCTGTTCGCGTGCGTGCTCCCGCTGTGGGAGCGCGGCGATGACGCGCAGAAGCGGCGCTACCTGCCCAGGCTGTGCTCGGGGGAGTGGGTCGGCGCCAACGCCATCTCCGAGCCGGAGGCGGGCTCGGACGTCTTCGCGCTCAAGACGCGGGCCACGCGCGACGGCGACGGCTATGTGCTCGACGGGAGCAAGAGCTACGTCACCAACGGTCCCGCCGCCGACGTGTTCCTGGTGTACGCCGTCACGGCCCCCGAGCACGGCTACATGGGGCTGAGCGCCTTCCTCGTCGAGCGCGACACCCCTGGGCTGTCGGTGGGCCGGCCCTTCCAGAAGATGGGCCTGTCCAGCTCCCCCATCGCCCCCCTCTACCTGGAGGGTTGTCGAGTGCCCGCCTCGGCGCGGCTCGGGCCGGAGGGACAGGGCGCGCCGCTCTTCAAGCGGTCCATGCAATGGGAGCGCGCCTGCCTGTTCGGCGCCTATGTGGGGTTGATGGAGCGGGTGTTGGAACAGACGGTGGACTTCGCGCGCCAGCGCAAGCAGTTCAAGCGGGCCATCGGGAAGAACCAGGCCATCTCCCACCGGCTGGTGGACATGAAGCAGCGGCTCGAGTCCGCGCGGCTGTTGCTGTACCGGGCCTGCTGGCTGATGGACCGCGGACAGGACGCGGCGATGGAGGTGTCGCTCGCCAAGCTCGCCATCAGCGAGGCCGCGGTGCAGTGCGGAGTCGATGCCATCCAGATTCACGGGGGCATGGGCTACGTGGCGGAGACGGGCATCGAGCGGGTGCTGCGCGATGCCATCCCCAGCACCCTCTTCTCCGGCACCTCGGAGATGCAGCGCGACATCATCGCCAGCCACCTGGGCCTATGA
- a CDS encoding amino acid adenylation domain-containing protein has protein sequence MTLDQLVMRSAARSPGAIAVRGPDETYTYGQLDAVANRVARALQGLGVQRGDRVGLWTEKSARAVAAMQGISRLGAAYVPLDPLNPATRTRLILEDCRIDVVVTSASRAAELRNGGLERLRFLLVDDTGPAPGWTSLSGLSPEPLAGHGLDDHALAYILYTSGSTGMPKGVCISQRNALAFIEWSHALLGTTPEDRFSNHAPFFFDLSVLDLYAAFLGGASVTLIPEALAFAPKKLVELVLRERFTVWYSVPSALTLMMLEGGLLSHRDLPFRAVLFAGEPFPIQHLRPLREHLGAVRFFNLYGPTETNVCTAYEVGGIAPERTTPVPIGSASCGNRVWLEPEADADVGELMVEGPTVMLGYWGQAPQGARPYATGDLCRQLPEGGFEYLGRRDNMLKVRGRRIEPGEIEAALLSHPGVRDVGVVTSESGLEARLVAFVVAHDGPRPTLLQLKQHCAERLPRYMLIDELRVVPALPRTQNGKLDRRALRDLAPRRAPV, from the coding sequence ATGACGCTCGACCAGCTTGTCATGCGCAGCGCGGCCCGGAGTCCCGGGGCCATCGCCGTCCGGGGACCGGATGAGACGTACACCTATGGACAGCTCGACGCGGTCGCCAACCGGGTGGCGCGCGCGCTCCAAGGACTGGGCGTCCAGCGCGGGGACCGGGTGGGGCTGTGGACGGAGAAGTCCGCGCGCGCGGTGGCGGCGATGCAGGGCATCTCCCGACTGGGCGCGGCCTATGTCCCGCTGGACCCCTTGAACCCCGCCACCCGGACGCGCCTCATCCTGGAGGACTGCCGCATCGACGTGGTGGTGACGAGCGCGTCGCGCGCGGCGGAGCTTCGCAACGGGGGCCTGGAGCGCCTTCGCTTCCTGCTCGTGGATGACACAGGCCCCGCGCCTGGGTGGACAAGCCTGTCCGGCCTCTCTCCGGAGCCGCTGGCTGGACATGGGCTGGACGACCACGCGCTGGCCTACATCCTCTACACCTCCGGCTCCACGGGGATGCCCAAGGGCGTGTGCATCAGCCAGCGCAACGCCCTGGCCTTCATCGAGTGGAGCCACGCGCTGCTGGGCACCACGCCGGAGGACCGCTTCAGCAATCACGCGCCGTTCTTCTTCGACCTCTCGGTGCTGGACCTCTACGCGGCGTTCCTCGGCGGCGCGTCCGTCACGCTCATCCCGGAGGCGCTGGCCTTCGCGCCCAAGAAGCTGGTGGAGCTGGTGCTGCGCGAGCGGTTCACCGTCTGGTATTCGGTTCCCTCGGCGCTCACGCTGATGATGTTGGAGGGCGGGCTCCTCTCCCACCGGGACCTGCCCTTCCGCGCCGTGCTGTTCGCGGGAGAGCCCTTCCCCATCCAACACCTCCGCCCCCTGCGCGAGCACCTGGGCGCGGTGCGGTTCTTCAACCTGTATGGCCCCACCGAGACGAACGTCTGCACCGCGTACGAAGTGGGCGGAATCGCCCCCGAGCGCACCACCCCGGTCCCCATCGGGAGCGCGAGCTGTGGCAATCGCGTCTGGTTGGAGCCGGAGGCCGACGCGGACGTGGGGGAGCTCATGGTGGAGGGGCCCACGGTGATGTTGGGCTACTGGGGCCAGGCGCCCCAGGGCGCACGTCCCTATGCGACGGGAGACCTCTGCCGCCAGCTCCCGGAGGGAGGCTTCGAGTACCTGGGCCGCCGAGACAACATGCTGAAGGTGCGCGGGCGGCGCATCGAGCCGGGTGAAATCGAGGCGGCACTGCTGTCGCATCCCGGGGTCCGCGACGTGGGAGTCGTCACTTCGGAGTCGGGCCTGGAGGCGAGACTGGTCGCGTTCGTCGTGGCCCATGACGGCCCGCGCCCCACCCTGCTCCAGCTCAAGCAACACTGCGCGGAGCGACTGCCCCGATACATGCTCATCGACGAGCTTCGCGTCGTGCCCGCGTTGCCCAGAACCCAGAATGGCAAGCTCGACCGGCGCGCGCTCCGCGACCTGGCGCCTCGGAGGGCGCCCGTGTGA
- a CDS encoding alpha/beta hydrolase family protein, with product MSVTLNRRSLLHAGLGITGGLALLRTPAAQAALAQVTSTPGQASPPQRPWYELGLLADPVMENQLLHFLAATYSAQADIGEVLDTASRISIDDDWSWPTEWVRTADRVRAMGDASFTRNHTRSAGKAYLRAANYYRAALIHHPDPHHASVLETGRKSVVTYEKALHLLRIPATPIRIPYENTTLPGYFFRSPCARSSAPLLIFQQGRDAFPEESKYVIDDALERGYHCLIVHAPGQGMAIREQNLPFRPDWEKVITPVINFAVRIAGVDARRLAVLGWSMGGALVPRAAAFEHRIKLLIPNPGVLNWGKSSFDQFNAYFPEMMRLLDTDPAAFDAAMYQLMTQVFLYRWYMRDSMNKHGATSPSDLMFKLREFNEPIVHRIRARTLVMDGTAEAYSGGQAKQLYDALTCPKDYMLFTEEDTGLLHCQEAAQAVANHRMFDWFDENI from the coding sequence ATGAGCGTCACCCTGAACCGTCGTTCCTTGCTGCACGCGGGCCTGGGCATCACTGGAGGCCTCGCGCTGCTGCGCACTCCGGCCGCCCAGGCGGCCCTCGCCCAGGTCACCTCGACGCCTGGCCAGGCGTCACCGCCACAGCGTCCCTGGTACGAGCTGGGCCTGCTCGCGGACCCGGTCATGGAGAACCAGCTCCTGCACTTCCTGGCCGCCACCTACAGCGCCCAGGCGGACATCGGCGAGGTGCTGGACACGGCCAGCCGCATCTCCATCGACGATGACTGGAGCTGGCCCACCGAGTGGGTCCGCACCGCGGACCGCGTGCGCGCCATGGGCGACGCGAGCTTCACGCGCAACCACACCCGCAGCGCCGGCAAGGCCTACCTGCGGGCGGCCAACTACTACCGGGCCGCGCTCATCCACCACCCGGACCCCCACCACGCCAGCGTGCTGGAGACGGGGCGCAAGTCGGTGGTGACGTACGAGAAGGCCCTGCACCTGTTGAGGATTCCCGCCACGCCGATCCGGATTCCCTACGAGAACACGACGCTCCCCGGCTACTTCTTCCGCTCCCCTTGCGCACGCAGCAGCGCGCCCCTGCTCATCTTCCAGCAGGGCCGCGACGCGTTCCCCGAGGAGTCGAAGTACGTGATTGATGACGCGCTGGAGCGGGGCTACCACTGCCTCATCGTCCACGCGCCCGGTCAGGGCATGGCCATCCGCGAGCAGAACCTGCCCTTCCGTCCGGACTGGGAGAAGGTCATCACCCCGGTCATCAACTTCGCGGTGCGCATCGCCGGCGTGGACGCGCGGAGGCTGGCGGTGCTGGGCTGGAGCATGGGTGGGGCGCTCGTCCCGCGCGCCGCCGCGTTCGAGCACCGCATCAAGCTGCTCATCCCCAACCCCGGCGTCCTCAACTGGGGCAAGTCCAGCTTCGACCAGTTCAACGCCTACTTCCCGGAGATGATGCGCCTGTTGGACACGGACCCGGCGGCGTTCGACGCGGCGATGTACCAGCTGATGACGCAGGTGTTCCTGTACCGCTGGTACATGCGCGACTCCATGAACAAGCACGGCGCGACGTCACCGTCGGACCTGATGTTCAAGCTGCGCGAGTTCAACGAGCCCATCGTCCACCGCATCCGCGCCCGCACGCTCGTCATGGACGGCACCGCGGAGGCGTACTCGGGAGGCCAGGCGAAACAGCTCTATGACGCGCTGACGTGCCCGAAGGACTACATGCTCTTCACGGAGGAGGACACCGGGCTCCTGCACTGCCAGGAAGCGGCCCAGGCGGTCGCCAACCACCGCATGTTCGACTGGTTCGACGAGAACATCTGA